The sequence TTGATCTTTGCCGGATGGTTATCGACCGGTTCCCCTCTCTTTGTGCCGACCTTTCGCGATCTAAGCGCCGACGTCGAAGCTCTGGCTCCTGGATCTCCTGCATCGATCGCAGGGATGGAGGTTGGCGACCGTATCGTCCGAGTCAATGGGCAAGATATCTCCACCAAGACCGAGTTGTTGGATATCGTGGCCAGGAGCAAAGGGCAACCTCTCTCACTCGAAGTCCGTCGAGAAGAGCAACTAAAAATGCTCACGGCGACACCCGTACCGATTACTGGAGACGGAGCCTCTCCAGACGAACCGCTCTATACGATCGGAGTCGAAGAAACACCCCCGTTGGTTACCTCGGTCATGCACGGATCACCCGCCTCCATAGGTGGACTCCAGCCTGGCGATCGAGTGGTCTCGATCGAAGGACACACCATCTATACGTGGGCGCAGATGACGACGCAGGTGAGAGAGCACCCAGAAAGGCCGTTAGCATTCGAGGTGCTCCGCGAAGGAAAGCGCACCACGCTGACCGTCACGCCGACCAGTGAAAAGCTCACGATCAATGGGCAGACTTCAGAAGTGGGGAAGATCGGCATCTCCGGTCCTGGTCGCTCCTTGATGCGCTCCGACAACGTCGCCGAAGCCGTGTATCAAGGACTGGAAGCCACGTGGGGATGGACGGAACTGACGGCGATCGGCCTCTA is a genomic window of Candidatus Nitrospira kreftii containing:
- a CDS encoding Zinc metalloprotease, which gives rise to MTSAFAWSPDTLWLLLQKAWWFLVVLGVLVAFHELGHFLAARWVGVKVLKFSIGFGPKIFGRQVGETEYLVSAVPLGGYVKLFGEDETEATTPDDRRRSFSHQGLWGKVLIVAAGPGFNFILAYLIFAGWLSTGSPLFVPTFRDLSADVEALAPGSPASIAGMEVGDRIVRVNGQDISTKTELLDIVARSKGQPLSLEVRREEQLKMLTATPVPITGDGASPDEPLYTIGVEETPPLVTSVMHGSPASIGGLQPGDRVVSIEGHTIYTWAQMTTQVREHPERPLAFEVLREGKRTTLTVTPTSEKLTINGQTSEVGKIGISGPGRSLMRSDNVAEAVYQGLEATWGWTELTAIGLYKMIVGDISSKNIGGPLTIANISGEAASQGASSVVFLIAILSINLGVLNLLPIPILDGGHLLFFLIEGILRKPLGERQREVAQQVGLVLLVGVMIFAFWNDLERIFSR